From Camelus dromedarius isolate mCamDro1 chromosome X, mCamDro1.pat, whole genome shotgun sequence, one genomic window encodes:
- the PBDC1 gene encoding protein PBDC1 isoform X2, whose protein sequence is MEATSGTDEPVSGELVSVAHALSLPAESYGNDPDIEMAWAMRAMQHAEVYYRLISSVDPQLLKLTKVDDQIYSEFRENFEKLRIDVLDPEELKSESAKEKWRPFCLKFDGIVEDFNYGTLLRLNCSQGYTEENTIFAPRIQFFAIEIARNREGYNKAVYTSVQDKEEEKGANNGETGADSGGEEEKGANKEGEKEKTDKGGEKEKA, encoded by the exons ATGGAGGCGACTAGTGGAACTGATGAGCCG gtttcCGGGGAACTAGTGTCAGTGGCACACGCTCTTTCTCTTCCAGCCGAATCTTATGGCAACGAT CCTGATATTGAGATGGCTTGGGCCATGAGAGCAATGCAGCATGCCGAAGTCTACTACAGA CTGATTTCATCAGTTGATCCACAGCTCCTGAAACTCACCAAAGTGGATGACCAAATCTATTCTGAGTTTCGGGAAAATTTTGAGAAACTCAGAATAGATGTATTGGACCCAGAAGAGCTCAAATCAGAATCAGCTAAAGAG AAGTGGAGGCCATTCTGCTTGAAGTTTGATGGGATTGTAGAAGACTTCAACTACGGTACTTTGCTGCGACTGAATTGTTCTCAGGGATACACTGAGGAAAACACCATCTTTG CCCCTAGGATACAATTTTTTGCCATTGAAATTGCTCGCAACCGGGAAGGTTATAACAAAGCAGTTTATACTAGTGTTCAGgacaaagaagaagagaaaggagccaATAATGGAGAGACAGGAGCTGACAGTggaggagaagaagagaaaggagccaacaaagaaggagaaaaagagaaaactgacaaaggaggagaaaaagagaaagcctaa
- the PBDC1 gene encoding protein PBDC1 isoform X1, which translates to MLGIENSSSLESYKPVFEPQPCLLLYILKVSGELVSVAHALSLPAESYGNDPDIEMAWAMRAMQHAEVYYRLISSVDPQLLKLTKVDDQIYSEFRENFEKLRIDVLDPEELKSESAKEKWRPFCLKFDGIVEDFNYGTLLRLNCSQGYTEENTIFAPRIQFFAIEIARNREGYNKAVYTSVQDKEEEKGANNGETGADSGGEEEKGANKEGEKEKTDKGGEKEKA; encoded by the exons ATGTTGGGTATTGAAAACAGTTCCAGTTTGGAGTCCTACAAGCCTGTGTTTGAACCTCAGCCCTGCCTCTTGTTATATATCCTTAAG gtttcCGGGGAACTAGTGTCAGTGGCACACGCTCTTTCTCTTCCAGCCGAATCTTATGGCAACGAT CCTGATATTGAGATGGCTTGGGCCATGAGAGCAATGCAGCATGCCGAAGTCTACTACAGA CTGATTTCATCAGTTGATCCACAGCTCCTGAAACTCACCAAAGTGGATGACCAAATCTATTCTGAGTTTCGGGAAAATTTTGAGAAACTCAGAATAGATGTATTGGACCCAGAAGAGCTCAAATCAGAATCAGCTAAAGAG AAGTGGAGGCCATTCTGCTTGAAGTTTGATGGGATTGTAGAAGACTTCAACTACGGTACTTTGCTGCGACTGAATTGTTCTCAGGGATACACTGAGGAAAACACCATCTTTG CCCCTAGGATACAATTTTTTGCCATTGAAATTGCTCGCAACCGGGAAGGTTATAACAAAGCAGTTTATACTAGTGTTCAGgacaaagaagaagagaaaggagccaATAATGGAGAGACAGGAGCTGACAGTggaggagaagaagagaaaggagccaacaaagaaggagaaaaagagaaaactgacaaaggaggagaaaaagagaaagcctaa